From Rutidosis leptorrhynchoides isolate AG116_Rl617_1_P2 chromosome 3, CSIRO_AGI_Rlap_v1, whole genome shotgun sequence, a single genomic window includes:
- the LOC139895914 gene encoding uncharacterized protein: protein MEPAVVKLKPIEATPETFKEFGQVIQASPDGEQFGPHDAQLDLSQGTPRFYIMHLQDRALKFSNITHHSSVTQCLGSIGGDTWYLGVAKPSIVESNGENKGENVVQSRSGHYFVPPAVDGVRVFKVSGPKFLKLNRGTWHAGPLFKPGTTMDFYNLELSNTNVVDHTTHDFKKINATVFVIDE, encoded by the exons ATGGAACCGGCGGTGGTGAAATTGAAGCCGATCGAAGCAACGCCGGAAACCTTCAAAGAATTCGGTCAGGTGATTCAGGCTTCGCCGGACGGCGAACAGTTTGGCCCTCACGATGCTCAACTTGACCTCTCTCAAGGCACTCCCAG GTTTTATATAATGCACCTACAAGATCGGGCCCTTAAGTTTTCGAACATCACACATCATTCAAGTGTGACTCAATGCCTTGGTTCAATTGGTGGTGATACCTGGTATCTTGGAGTTGCAAAGCCCTCTATAGTGGAATCAAATGGTGAAAACAAAGGCGAAAATGTCGTGCAATCGCGTAGCGGTCACTACTTTGTACCGCCTGCTGTCGATGGTGTCCGGGTGTTTAAAGTATCTGGACCGAAGTTTCTGAAGCTGAACCGAGGGACGTGGCATGCTGGACCGTTGTTTAAGCCGGGCACCACCATGGATTTTTACAATCTTGAACTTAGCAATACTAAT GTGGTGGATCATACAACTCATGATTTTAAGAAGATAAATGCGACGGTGTTTGTGATTGATGAGTAA
- the LOC139895912 gene encoding salt stress-induced hydrophobic peptide ESI3, with protein MGAETFVEIILAIILPPVGVFLRYGCGIEFWICLLLTILGYLPGIIYAIYVLVV; from the exons atGGGAGCAGAAACATTTGTTGAGATTATACTTGCAATCATATTGCCTCCGGTTGGCGTTTTTCTTCGATATGGTTGTGGT ATCGAGTTCTGGATTTGCTTATTGCTAACGATATTGGGATACCTACCGGGAATTATATACGCAATTTATGTTTTGGTTGTGTAA